The Rhodobacter sp. CZR27 genome includes a window with the following:
- the hflX gene encoding GTPase HflX, whose protein sequence is MTDPEEGEEEPRHEGHDGSTRSQPMRAFVLHPDIRTDRSRRLPEHRLAEAVALAAALPEMEILGSEVVRLPRAQPGLLFGSGKVEELKQKFAALDVGLVLVDGPVSPVQQRNLEKEWGVKLLDRTGLILEIFADRARTREGVLQVELAALSYQRTRLVRAWTHLERQRGGFGFVGGPGETQIEADRRAIDEQVIRIKRQLEKVVKTRELHRASRRKVPFPIVALVGYTNAGKSTLFNRATGADVLAKDMLFATLDPTMRGVTLPSGRKIILSDTVGFISDLPTQLVAAFRATLEEVLEADLILHVRDISHPETAEQAADVADILQSLGVKGAVPQFEVWNKLDLVEASAREALVAQAARSDTIFALSALTGEGLPQLLDAVSATFDEERTERVLTLGFAEGRRRAWLHDNGVVTAEEQTEDGYRISVRWTARQEKRYRDL, encoded by the coding sequence TTGACCGATCCCGAGGAAGGGGAGGAGGAGCCCCGTCACGAGGGTCACGACGGCTCGACCCGGTCGCAGCCGATGCGTGCATTCGTCCTTCACCCCGACATCCGCACCGACCGCTCGCGGCGGCTGCCCGAGCATCGGCTGGCCGAGGCGGTGGCGCTTGCCGCCGCCCTGCCCGAGATGGAGATCCTCGGCTCGGAAGTGGTGCGGCTGCCCCGGGCGCAGCCGGGCCTTTTGTTCGGCTCTGGCAAGGTCGAGGAGCTGAAGCAGAAATTTGCCGCGCTGGACGTGGGCCTCGTGCTGGTGGATGGGCCGGTTTCGCCGGTGCAGCAGCGCAACCTCGAGAAGGAATGGGGCGTCAAGCTGCTGGACCGGACCGGGCTGATCCTCGAGATCTTCGCCGACCGGGCGCGGACGCGCGAGGGCGTTCTTCAGGTGGAACTGGCGGCGCTTTCCTATCAGCGCACGCGGCTGGTGCGGGCCTGGACCCACCTCGAACGTCAGCGCGGCGGATTCGGCTTCGTCGGCGGCCCGGGCGAGACCCAGATCGAGGCTGACCGCCGCGCCATTGACGAGCAGGTCATCCGCATCAAGCGCCAGTTGGAAAAGGTGGTGAAGACGCGCGAGCTACACCGCGCCTCGCGCCGCAAGGTGCCGTTCCCGATCGTGGCGCTGGTGGGCTACACCAACGCCGGCAAGTCCACGCTCTTCAACCGCGCGACTGGGGCGGATGTGCTGGCCAAGGACATGCTGTTTGCCACGCTCGATCCGACGATGCGCGGGGTGACGCTGCCCTCGGGGCGGAAGATCATCCTGTCGGACACGGTGGGCTTCATCTCGGACCTGCCGACGCAGCTGGTCGCGGCCTTCCGCGCGACGCTCGAGGAGGTGCTGGAGGCCGACCTGATCCTGCATGTCCGCGACATCTCGCACCCCGAGACGGCCGAGCAGGCGGCCGACGTCGCGGACATCCTGCAAAGTCTGGGCGTGAAGGGGGCGGTGCCGCAGTTCGAGGTCTGGAACAAGCTCGACCTCGTCGAGGCTTCGGCGCGCGAGGCGCTGGTGGCGCAGGCCGCACGTTCGGACACGATCTTCGCCCTGTCGGCGCTGACCGGCGAGGGCCTGCCGCAGCTTCTCGACGCCGTCTCGGCCACCTTTGACGAGGAACGGACCGAGCGGGTCCTGACGCTCGGCTTCGCGGAGGGCCGCCGCCGGGCATGGCTTCACGATAACGGCGTGGTGACCGCCGAGGAGCAGACCGAGGACGGCTATCGCATCTCGGTCCGCTGGACCGCCCGGCAGGAAAAGCGCTACCGCGACCTCTGA
- the hfq gene encoding RNA chaperone Hfq: protein MAADKQNLQDAFLNHVRKAKVPVTIFLINGVKLQGVITWFDNFCVLLRRDGQSQLVYKHAISTIMPGQPINLYEGDD, encoded by the coding sequence ATGGCTGCCGATAAACAGAACTTGCAGGACGCCTTTCTGAACCACGTCAGGAAGGCAAAGGTTCCGGTTACGATTTTTCTGATCAATGGTGTGAAACTGCAGGGTGTGATCACCTGGTTCGACAATTTCTGCGTTCTTCTGCGTCGCGATGGCCAGTCGCAGCTTGTCTACAAGCACGCGATCTCGACCATCATGCCGGGGCAACCGATCAATCTCTACGAGGGCGACGACTGA
- a CDS encoding TrkH family potassium uptake protein: MMGLRSIPLIVVLMAGGALAMYLPAAHALVLRQHEVARAFFYSGSFLLILIAMVGIATLNRPPPRAARAHLGTLAGAYLILPPMLAVPFTLAVPDTSFANAWFEMLSSFTTTGATLYDTPGRLPPSVHLWRALVGWLGGFFVLTAAMAVLAPLSLGGMEVISGRVPGREQANQITRVADPTERLLRQSLALLPAYAGLTLALWGLLVLAGESGLVGLCHAMGTLSTSGISPVEGMTSSSAGLAGEVLIFVFLFFAISRRLLPGTAMVDRDTPIRRDPEVMMAFFFLLGVPVVLFLRHWIGAIETEDSRNIAAAARAMWGGLFTTMSFLTTTGYESTAWVASRSWSGLGTPGLILLGLAIVGGGVATTAGGVKLLRVYALYRHAERELERIVHPSSIGGQGVVARRLRREGAYVAWIFFMLFAFSIAFVTAAMSLTGLEFEPSMVLGIAALTTTGPLADLAVETPIRWSGLGGAAKMIAGAAMVVGRLETLAILALLAPATWRR; the protein is encoded by the coding sequence ATGATGGGGCTGCGGTCCATCCCGCTCATCGTCGTGCTGATGGCCGGCGGTGCGCTGGCCATGTATCTGCCCGCCGCCCATGCGCTGGTGCTTCGGCAGCACGAGGTCGCGCGCGCTTTCTTCTACTCTGGCAGCTTCCTGCTGATCCTGATCGCCATGGTCGGCATCGCGACGCTGAACCGCCCGCCGCCGCGCGCGGCCCGCGCGCATCTGGGCACGCTCGCCGGGGCCTACCTGATCCTGCCGCCGATGCTGGCGGTGCCGTTCACCCTGGCGGTGCCGGACACGAGCTTCGCGAACGCCTGGTTCGAGATGCTGTCCTCGTTCACCACCACGGGCGCCACGCTCTACGACACGCCGGGACGCCTGCCCCCCAGCGTGCATCTCTGGCGCGCCCTCGTGGGCTGGCTCGGCGGCTTCTTCGTGCTGACCGCCGCCATGGCGGTGTTGGCGCCGCTCAGCCTCGGCGGGATGGAGGTGATCTCGGGCCGCGTCCCGGGCCGCGAGCAGGCGAACCAGATCACCCGCGTGGCCGACCCGACCGAGCGCCTGCTGCGCCAGTCCCTTGCGCTCCTTCCCGCCTATGCCGGGCTGACGCTCGCGCTCTGGGGCCTCCTGGTACTGGCGGGCGAGAGCGGGCTGGTGGGCCTTTGTCATGCGATGGGGACCCTGTCCACCAGCGGGATCTCGCCCGTCGAGGGCATGACCTCGAGCAGCGCGGGGCTTGCCGGAGAGGTGCTGATCTTCGTCTTCCTGTTCTTCGCCATCTCGCGCCGCCTGCTTCCGGGCACGGCGATGGTGGACCGGGACACGCCGATCCGCCGCGACCCCGAGGTGATGATGGCATTCTTCTTCCTGCTCGGGGTTCCGGTCGTGCTGTTCCTGCGGCACTGGATCGGCGCCATCGAGACCGAGGACAGCCGCAACATCGCGGCCGCCGCCCGTGCGATGTGGGGCGGCCTGTTCACCACCATGTCCTTCCTGACCACCACGGGCTACGAATCCACCGCCTGGGTGGCCTCGAGGTCATGGTCGGGTCTGGGCACGCCGGGGCTGATCCTGCTGGGCCTCGCCATCGTGGGCGGCGGCGTGGCCACGACCGCCGGCGGCGTGAAGCTGCTGCGCGTCTACGCGCTCTACCGTCACGCCGAGCGCGAGCTGGAGCGGATCGTCCACCCCAGCTCGATCGGCGGGCAGGGCGTCGTCGCCCGGCGCCTGCGCCGCGAGGGTGCCTATGTGGCGTGGATCTTCTTCATGCTCTTCGCCTTCTCCATCGCCTTCGTCACGGCCGCCATGAGCCTGACGGGGCTGGAATTCGAGCCGTCGATGGTGCTGGGCATCGCGGCGCTGACCACGACGGGACCCCTGGCGGATCTGGCGGTCGAGACGCCGATCCGATGGTCGGGCCTTGGCGGCGCGGCCAAGATGATCGCGGGCGCCGCGATGGTCGTGGGGCGGCTGGAGACCCTTGCCATCCTTGCGCTGCTCGCCCCCGCCACCTGGCGGCGTTGA
- the trkA gene encoding Trk system potassium transporter TrkA, which yields MKVIICGAGQVGWQIARHLSGERNDVTVVDSNADLVRRATDTLDVQGVVGFASYPDVLEKAGARDADMIIAATHSDEVNMVTCQVAHAIFGITRKIARLRAQSYLDAIYSDLYRRDHLPIDVVISPEKEVAEAAMQRLAAPSTFDTESFMGGKAQLLGIALDEDCPVLNTPLRQLNELFSGLRAIVVGVRRVGRLFVPEPGDQLFAADEVYVFAHSQDVARTLDIFGKAALKQERIIVIGGGNVGLAVAKALEARADRVRVKVIERNRAKAEAAADGLERTIVLNGDGLDMDLLMEANIDRADAVLAVTDDDKTNILAAVRAKQAGCPMAIVLVNDPTLLPIMQSLDIDAYINPRATTVSSILRHVRHGRVRAIYSIGDAEAEVIEAQVLSTSPLAGRHIRDIEFPEGVLVGALMKGDKVLKPTGDLRVDDGDVIALFCMTADVPEVERLLQVSIDFF from the coding sequence ATGAAGGTGATCATCTGCGGTGCGGGCCAGGTCGGCTGGCAGATCGCGCGTCACCTGTCCGGCGAACGCAACGACGTCACCGTGGTCGATTCGAACGCGGATCTCGTGCGGCGGGCGACCGATACGCTGGACGTGCAGGGCGTCGTGGGCTTCGCCTCCTATCCCGACGTGCTGGAAAAGGCGGGCGCGCGCGATGCCGACATGATCATCGCGGCGACGCACTCGGACGAGGTGAACATGGTCACCTGTCAGGTGGCCCATGCGATCTTCGGCATCACCCGCAAGATCGCCCGCCTGCGGGCGCAAAGCTATCTGGATGCGATCTATTCCGACCTCTACCGGCGCGACCACCTGCCGATCGACGTGGTGATCTCGCCCGAGAAGGAGGTGGCCGAGGCCGCGATGCAGCGCCTCGCCGCGCCCTCGACCTTCGACACCGAAAGCTTCATGGGCGGCAAGGCCCAGCTGCTGGGCATCGCGCTGGACGAGGACTGCCCGGTGCTGAACACGCCGCTCCGGCAGCTGAACGAGCTGTTCTCGGGGCTGCGCGCCATCGTGGTGGGCGTGCGCCGCGTCGGCCGGCTGTTCGTGCCCGAGCCGGGCGACCAGCTCTTTGCCGCCGACGAGGTCTATGTCTTCGCCCATTCGCAGGACGTGGCCCGCACGCTCGACATCTTCGGCAAGGCCGCGCTGAAGCAGGAGCGGATCATCGTGATCGGCGGCGGCAACGTGGGCCTCGCGGTGGCCAAGGCGCTCGAGGCGCGCGCCGACCGGGTGCGGGTCAAGGTCATCGAGCGCAACCGCGCCAAGGCCGAGGCCGCGGCCGACGGGCTGGAGCGCACCATCGTGCTGAACGGCGACGGCCTCGACATGGACCTGCTGATGGAGGCCAACATCGACCGCGCCGACGCGGTGCTGGCGGTGACGGACGACGACAAGACGAACATCCTTGCCGCGGTGCGCGCCAAGCAGGCCGGCTGCCCCATGGCCATCGTGCTGGTCAACGACCCGACGCTGCTGCCGATCATGCAGTCGCTCGACATCGATGCCTACATCAACCCGCGCGCCACCACCGTCTCGTCGATCCTGCGGCACGTCCGCCACGGCCGGGTGCGGGCGATCTATTCCATCGGCGACGCCGAGGCCGAGGTGATCGAGGCGCAGGTGCTCTCGACCTCGCCGCTGGCCGGGCGGCACATCCGCGACATCGAATTCCCCGAGGGCGTGCTGGTGGGCGCGCTGATGAAGGGCGACAAGGTGCTGAAGCCCACCGGGGATCTCCGGGTGGACGATGGCGACGTGATCGCGCTGTTCTGCATGACGGCCGACGTGCCGGAGGTCGAGCGCCTCCTGCAGGTCTCGATCGACTTCTTCTGA
- a CDS encoding sigma-54 dependent transcriptional regulator, with protein MSSILIVDDERDIRELIGDILRDEGFQVRLAANSDECMAAVNAEPPALMILDIWLKDSRMDGIDILKRTKRDNPDVPVVIISGHGNIEIAVAAIKQGAYDFIEKPFNIDQLMVVVSRAMETSRLRRENSDLRRRDVAAAEMLGTSTAFRLLKTQLEKVTKSNGRVMLSGPAGAGKEMAARFIHANSNRAGAPFVSVSSATVEPDRMEEVLFGRETPERGVEQGLLEQAHGGIVYFDEVADMPLGTQSKILRVLVEQQFTRQGGTDKVRVDLRVISSTTRDLRSEIAAGRFRQELYDRLNVVPIEVPSLADRREDIPMLADHFIGMFHRTQGLPLRSLTPDAEAMLQTMPWPGNVRQLRNVIERVLILGDGAGAIEARELPGNEPAGEEGRLVLGGALATLPLREARELFEREYLLTQINRFGGNISRTAAFVGMERSALHRKLKSLGVVTTVRSGSRLARVEDDFEDEDEAVGAPD; from the coding sequence ATGAGCAGCATTCTGATCGTCGACGACGAGCGCGACATCCGCGAGCTGATCGGGGACATCCTGCGCGACGAGGGGTTCCAGGTCCGGCTGGCCGCCAATTCCGACGAATGCATGGCGGCGGTGAACGCCGAGCCGCCGGCGCTGATGATCCTCGACATCTGGCTGAAGGACAGCCGGATGGACGGGATCGACATCCTGAAGCGCACGAAGCGCGACAACCCGGACGTGCCGGTGGTCATCATCTCGGGCCATGGCAACATCGAGATCGCGGTCGCCGCGATCAAGCAGGGCGCCTATGACTTCATCGAGAAGCCGTTCAACATCGACCAGCTGATGGTGGTGGTGAGCCGCGCGATGGAGACCTCTCGCCTGCGCCGCGAGAACAGCGACCTGCGCCGCCGCGACGTGGCGGCGGCCGAGATGCTGGGCACCTCGACCGCGTTCCGGCTCTTGAAGACGCAGCTCGAGAAGGTCACCAAGTCGAACGGCCGGGTGATGCTCTCCGGTCCCGCGGGCGCCGGCAAGGAGATGGCGGCGCGCTTCATCCATGCCAACTCGAACCGCGCGGGTGCGCCCTTCGTCTCGGTTTCCTCGGCGACCGTGGAGCCGGACCGGATGGAGGAGGTGCTGTTCGGCCGCGAGACGCCCGAGCGCGGGGTGGAGCAGGGGCTCCTGGAACAGGCGCATGGCGGGATCGTCTATTTCGACGAGGTGGCCGACATGCCGCTCGGCACGCAGTCCAAGATCCTGCGCGTGCTGGTCGAGCAGCAGTTCACCCGGCAGGGCGGCACCGACAAGGTGCGGGTGGACCTGCGGGTGATCTCGTCGACCACCCGCGACCTGCGTTCCGAGATCGCGGCGGGCCGCTTCCGGCAGGAGCTTTACGACCGGCTGAACGTGGTGCCGATCGAGGTGCCCTCGCTCGCCGACCGGCGCGAGGACATCCCGATGCTCGCCGATCATTTCATCGGCATGTTCCACCGCACGCAAGGGTTGCCGCTGCGCAGCCTGACGCCGGATGCCGAGGCGATGCTGCAGACCATGCCGTGGCCCGGCAACGTCCGCCAGCTGAGGAACGTGATCGAGCGGGTGCTGATCCTCGGCGATGGCGCCGGCGCGATCGAGGCGCGCGAACTGCCGGGCAACGAGCCCGCCGGCGAGGAGGGGCGTCTGGTCCTTGGCGGTGCGCTGGCGACCTTGCCGCTGCGCGAGGCGCGCGAGCTGTTCGAACGGGAATACCTGCTGACGCAGATCAACCGCTTCGGCGGCAACATCAGCCGGACGGCCGCCTTCGTCGGGATGGAACGCTCGGCGCTCCACCGCAAGTTGAAGTCGCTCGGCGTGGTGACGACGGTCAGGAGCGGGAGCCGGCTCGCCCGCGTGGAAGACGACTTCGAGGACGAGGACGAGGCCGTCGGGGCGCCCGATTGA
- a CDS encoding PAS domain-containing sensor histidine kinase: MRTASRSNTWIRLARLRRQRRVQTAMTFGLVMLGPLLAAATFLALGPMNQGATSPALRLVLLADLVYVLVVAAMVLARIGRMISDRRSQSAGSRLHLRLVGTFAGLALVPTVLVAVFATLTVNVGLEGWFSERVRQVVGASLDAAEAYQEEHRRDLIEDAEALAAYLNVAKQSTFFLRDDQLRPLLTQGQDRIQRGLREAYLIDGGGELRTRGERSYLFDFEKPSAADMERARTGETVVIPDWSNNEFRALVHLDAYADRFLYVSRTVDGSILSLLDDTRQTVALYHQLEAERGRMLFEFGLLYLGFALILILAAVWLGLWFAERLSRPVGRLAGAAQRVGAGDLDVQVPEEEGDDEIAMLGRLFNQMTRQLKGQRDALMDNNRQTERRRRLFDSVLSSVTAGVIGLDAVGQVDFVNRAAERLLELPESGNLPLSAAVPEFAALFDRLRETAAPAVQEEIRLIRKGRMESLLVRMSPRRTDSGRLEGYVVAFDDVTDLVSAQRMAAWGDVARRIAHEIKNPLTPIQLSAERIKRKFRPLVGEQAGDLDQYADVIIRQTNDLRRIVDEFSKFARMPEPDRRETDLIKILRDAVVLQEAGQPGVKLRARLPEGPWLIDIDATMIGQALTNLIKNAGEAIEARADTAPEGWQPEIRIHCDVDEEQAVIRIADNGTGLPLDRARLFEPYVTTREKGTGLGLPIVKKIIEEHGGTLTLGDADPIADDGHRGAMAEIRLPRILRSRARAAKTGEVRQGAT; the protein is encoded by the coding sequence GTGCGGACTGCGTCGCGCAGTAACACCTGGATAAGGCTGGCGCGTCTGCGCCGCCAGCGCCGTGTGCAGACGGCGATGACCTTCGGCCTTGTGATGCTGGGGCCGCTGCTGGCCGCGGCGACGTTCCTTGCCCTCGGGCCGATGAACCAGGGTGCCACGTCGCCCGCGCTGCGTCTCGTGCTGCTGGCGGACCTCGTCTATGTGCTGGTGGTCGCGGCGATGGTGCTGGCGCGCATCGGCCGCATGATCTCGGACCGGCGGAGCCAGTCGGCGGGATCGCGCCTGCACCTGAGGCTGGTCGGCACCTTCGCGGGGCTGGCACTGGTGCCCACGGTCCTCGTCGCCGTCTTCGCCACCCTGACGGTGAACGTGGGCCTCGAGGGCTGGTTCTCGGAGCGGGTGCGGCAGGTGGTGGGCGCTTCGCTCGACGCGGCCGAAGCTTATCAGGAGGAACACCGCCGCGACCTGATCGAGGATGCCGAGGCGCTGGCGGCCTATCTGAACGTCGCCAAGCAGTCGACCTTCTTCCTGCGCGACGACCAGTTGCGCCCGCTGCTGACGCAGGGCCAGGACCGGATCCAGCGCGGCCTGCGCGAGGCCTACCTGATCGACGGCGGCGGCGAGTTGCGCACCCGGGGCGAACGCAGCTATCTCTTCGACTTCGAGAAGCCCTCGGCCGCGGACATGGAGCGCGCACGGACGGGCGAGACGGTGGTCATCCCGGACTGGTCCAACAACGAGTTCCGCGCGCTGGTGCATCTCGACGCCTACGCCGACCGGTTCCTCTATGTCTCGCGCACGGTGGACGGCTCGATCCTGAGCCTGCTCGACGACACCCGCCAGACCGTCGCGCTCTATCACCAGCTGGAGGCCGAACGCGGGCGGATGCTGTTCGAGTTCGGGCTGCTCTACCTCGGCTTCGCGCTGATCCTGATCCTTGCGGCGGTCTGGCTGGGCCTGTGGTTCGCCGAGCGGCTCTCGCGGCCCGTGGGGCGGCTGGCGGGCGCCGCGCAGCGGGTGGGGGCAGGGGACCTCGACGTGCAGGTGCCAGAGGAGGAGGGCGACGACGAGATCGCCATGCTGGGGCGGCTGTTCAACCAGATGACCCGGCAGCTCAAGGGCCAGCGCGACGCGCTCATGGACAACAACCGCCAGACCGAGCGTCGGCGGCGGCTGTTCGACTCGGTGCTGTCGTCGGTCACGGCCGGGGTGATCGGCCTCGATGCGGTGGGGCAGGTGGATTTCGTGAACCGCGCCGCGGAGCGGCTGCTGGAGCTGCCCGAAAGCGGGAACCTGCCGCTGTCGGCCGCCGTGCCCGAGTTCGCCGCCCTGTTCGACCGTCTGCGCGAGACCGCCGCCCCCGCGGTGCAGGAGGAGATCCGCCTGATCCGCAAGGGCCGGATGGAGAGCCTGCTGGTCCGCATGAGCCCGCGGCGAACCGACAGCGGCCGGCTCGAGGGCTATGTGGTGGCCTTCGACGACGTGACCGACCTGGTCTCGGCGCAGCGCATGGCCGCCTGGGGCGACGTGGCGCGGCGCATCGCACACGAGATCAAGAACCCGCTGACGCCGATCCAGCTTTCGGCCGAGCGCATCAAGCGCAAGTTCCGCCCCCTTGTCGGCGAACAGGCGGGGGATCTCGACCAGTATGCCGATGTCATCATCCGCCAGACCAACGACCTGCGCCGCATCGTGGACGAGTTCTCGAAATTCGCCCGCATGCCCGAGCCCGACCGGCGCGAGACCGACCTGATCAAGATCCTGCGCGACGCGGTGGTGCTGCAGGAGGCCGGACAGCCCGGCGTGAAGCTCAGGGCGCGGCTGCCCGAGGGGCCGTGGCTGATCGATATCGACGCCACGATGATCGGGCAGGCGCTGACCAACCTGATCAAGAACGCGGGCGAGGCCATCGAGGCGCGCGCCGACACGGCACCCGAGGGCTGGCAGCCCGAGATCCGCATCCACTGTGACGTGGACGAGGAACAGGCGGTGATCCGCATCGCCGACAACGGCACCGGCCTGCCGCTTGACCGGGCCCGGCTGTTCGAGCCTTACGTCACGACGCGCGAGAAGGGCACGGGCCTCGGCCTGCCCATCGTGAAGAAGATCATCGAGGAACACGGCGGCACGCTGACGCTCGGCGATGCCGACCCAATCGCAGACGACGGCCACCGCGGGGCCATGGCCGAGATCCGGCTGCCCCGCATCCTGCGCAGCCGGGCGCGGGCCGCAAAGACCGGCGAGGTGAGACAGGGGGCAACATGA
- a CDS encoding sigma-54 dependent transcriptional regulator: MDGTVLVADDDRTIRTVLTQALTRAGCKVHATSSLMTLMRWVEEGKGDLVISDVVMPDGNGLEALPRISKLRPGLPVIVISAQNTIMTAIQAAEAEAYDYLPKPFDLPDLMKRSARALDMKRRAPVKAAAPREAGDDLPLVGRTQAMQALYRLVARVMNTDLPVLVSGESGTGKSLIARAIHDFSDRRTLPFVVAQAADLQGVEGPAQLLARAKGGSLVFDEVADYDEETQARIVRMLDMMGDNAPRVMSTSQVDLASRLDSGAFRQDLYYRLGGVTLHVPSLRERVDDIPLLADHFLARGERDFGTTRRLSNDARELVRAYSWPGNVRQLENTLRRLMVTSAEAEITRGEVEAVLGNQPAMEPLKGGGEGEKLSSSVARHLRRYFDLHGGALPPPGVYQRILREVEAPLIEIALDATAGNQAKCADLLGINRNTLRKKITDLDIRVTRRRKLM, translated from the coding sequence ATGGACGGCACTGTTCTGGTTGCGGATGACGATCGCACGATCCGCACGGTGCTGACGCAGGCCCTGACGCGGGCCGGGTGCAAGGTGCACGCGACCTCCAGCCTGATGACGCTGATGCGCTGGGTCGAGGAGGGCAAGGGCGATCTGGTGATCTCGGACGTGGTCATGCCCGACGGCAACGGGCTCGAGGCGCTGCCGCGGATCTCGAAGCTGCGACCCGGCCTTCCGGTGATCGTGATCTCGGCGCAAAACACCATCATGACGGCCATCCAGGCGGCCGAGGCCGAGGCCTACGACTACCTGCCCAAGCCCTTCGACCTGCCGGACCTGATGAAGCGGTCGGCCCGCGCGCTCGACATGAAGCGGCGGGCGCCGGTCAAGGCCGCGGCCCCGCGCGAGGCGGGCGACGACCTGCCGCTGGTGGGGCGCACGCAGGCGATGCAGGCGCTGTATCGTCTGGTGGCGCGGGTGATGAACACGGATCTTCCGGTGCTGGTCTCCGGCGAGTCGGGAACCGGCAAGTCGCTGATCGCCCGCGCGATCCACGATTTCTCGGACCGCCGCACGCTGCCTTTCGTCGTGGCACAGGCCGCCGACCTGCAGGGGGTCGAGGGTCCGGCGCAGCTTCTGGCCCGCGCCAAGGGCGGCAGTCTCGTCTTCGACGAGGTGGCGGACTACGACGAGGAGACCCAGGCCCGGATCGTGCGGATGCTGGACATGATGGGCGACAACGCGCCCCGGGTCATGTCCACCAGCCAGGTCGATCTGGCCTCGCGGCTGGACTCGGGCGCCTTCCGGCAGGATCTCTACTATCGCCTCGGCGGGGTGACGCTGCACGTGCCCTCGCTGCGCGAGCGGGTGGACGACATCCCGCTTCTGGCCGATCACTTCCTTGCCCGCGGCGAGCGCGACTTCGGCACGACGCGCCGCCTGTCCAACGACGCGCGCGAACTGGTGCGTGCCTACAGCTGGCCCGGCAACGTCCGCCAGCTGGAGAACACCCTGCGCCGGCTGATGGTCACCTCGGCCGAGGCCGAGATCACGCGGGGCGAGGTCGAGGCGGTGCTGGGCAACCAGCCGGCGATGGAGCCGCTGAAGGGCGGCGGCGAGGGCGAGAAGCTCTCGTCCTCGGTGGCCCGCCACCTTCGGCGCTACTTCGACCTGCACGGCGGGGCGCTGCCGCCGCCCGGCGTCTACCAGCGCATCCTGCGCGAGGTCGAGGCGCCCCTGATCGAGATCGCTCTGGATGCCACCGCCGGCAATCAGGCCAAATGTGCCGATCTTCTCGGGATCAACCGCAATACCTTGCGCAAGAAGATCACCGATCTCGATATTCGCGTGACACGCCGCCGCAAGCTGATGTAA
- a CDS encoding nitrogen regulation protein NR(II): MTFRSPYPVPGVIWASLPIPAVLIDPEGLIAESNPAAELFFNASSRSLKNQPAFDRLHIDAPVDEAMARARTNQSPIFINDVDVTSGERPPVQCNIQIAPLHDNPQIVMLLISPREIADRLGRASAAKSAAKSAIGMAEMLAHEIKNPLAGISGAAQLLAMNLSPEDRELADLIVEETRRIVKLLEQVEQFGNLRPPERRPVNIHDALDRARKSAAVGFAAKMRITEEYDPSLPATYADPDQLMQVFLNLIKNASEAAGPKGGHIRLRTFYDISLRLRRADGTGGALPLQVEIIDDGPGIDPEIAKEIFEPFVSGRENGTGLGLALVNKIISDHDGWISVDSVPGRTVFRVSLPVAPREAALNDMEVK, from the coding sequence ATGACGTTTCGTTCGCCCTATCCCGTTCCGGGCGTGATCTGGGCCAGCCTGCCGATCCCGGCCGTGCTGATCGACCCCGAGGGGCTGATCGCCGAATCGAACCCGGCGGCGGAACTCTTCTTCAATGCCTCGTCGCGCAGCCTGAAGAACCAGCCCGCCTTCGACCGGCTGCACATCGACGCGCCGGTGGACGAGGCGATGGCGCGGGCGCGCACGAACCAGTCGCCGATCTTCATCAACGACGTGGACGTGACCTCGGGAGAGCGCCCGCCGGTGCAGTGCAACATCCAGATCGCGCCGCTGCACGACAATCCGCAGATCGTCATGCTGCTGATCTCGCCGCGCGAGATCGCCGACCGGCTGGGCCGCGCCTCGGCCGCGAAATCGGCGGCGAAATCGGCGATCGGAATGGCCGAGATGCTGGCGCACGAGATCAAGAACCCGCTCGCCGGCATCTCCGGTGCGGCGCAGCTTCTGGCGATGAACCTGTCTCCCGAGGACCGCGAACTCGCCGACCTGATCGTCGAGGAGACGCGGCGCATCGTGAAGCTGCTCGAGCAGGTGGAGCAGTTCGGCAACCTCCGCCCGCCCGAGCGGCGGCCGGTGAACATCCACGACGCGCTGGACCGGGCGCGGAAATCGGCCGCGGTGGGCTTTGCCGCGAAGATGAGAATCACCGAGGAATACGATCCCTCGCTTCCCGCCACCTACGCCGATCCTGACCAGCTGATGCAGGTCTTCCTGAACCTGATCAAGAACGCCTCCGAGGCGGCGGGTCCGAAGGGCGGGCACATCCGCCTGCGCACCTTCTACGACATCTCGCTCAGGCTGCGCCGCGCGGACGGCACCGGCGGCGCGCTGCCCCTGCAGGTCGAGATCATCGATGACGGCCCCGGGATCGATCCCGAGATCGCCAAGGAGATCTTCGAGCCCTTCGTCTCGGGGCGCGAGAACGGCACGGGCCTCGGCCTCGCGCTGGTGAACAAGATCATCTCGGATCACGATGGATGGATCTCTGTCGATTCCGTGCCCGGACGGACGGTGTTCCGGGTCTCGCTGCCGGTGGCGCCCCGGGAAGCGGCGCTCAATGACATGGAGGTGAAGTGA